Genomic DNA from Cardiobacteriaceae bacterium TAE3-ERU3:
TTTTGCGGTGTGCAGGTCGTGAGCCAATATTGAGCAGGCTGATTTCCTTGACTGGTGTGGCTGCGGCAAAGAAGTCATAGAAACCTTCTGTGTGGTCGGTGAGTTGGCGGTAGGCTTCTTCGCCGGTGTTGGCGAGGCGTTCCATGAGTTTTTCGTACTCGGGCAGTGCCGCAGGGGTTGTGGCAAATTGAGTAGCGCTGGCTTTGAGTGCACCGGTGATGCCCATGGTGAGCTCGAATACGGCAGTTTCGGGGTTGGCGTATTTGGCATAAAGCACTTCACCTTGTTCGGTGAATTTGATTTGCCCTTGTAACGTACCCGGAGGTTGCGCTGCGATGGCTTTGTGAGTCGAGCCGCCACCGCGACTGACTGAGCCGCCACGCCCGTGGAAGAGGCGGGTTTTAAGTTTGTGGCGAGTGGCTATTTCGGTGATGTTTTGCTGGGCGCGGTAAAGCTGCCATGCGGAGGTGAGGATGCCGCCGTCTTTGGATGAATCCGAGTAACCGAGCATGATTTCCTGAATGTTACCTTGCTGGTGCAACAGTTCGCGGTAGCCTGCGTTGTCAAACAGAACAGGTAAGATATTATCGATGTTCTTGAGATCCTCGATAGTTTCGAACAGCGGTGCGATTGGTAGCGCAGCAAAAGGTTTGCCTTGTTCGTCGTGGCCAGAAAGGCCAGCGAAACGCATCAGGAAAAGTGCTTCGAGGATGTGGCTGGCGCGGTTGGTCATCGAGATGATGTAGCTGCCGAAGGTTCGCTTGCCAACCAATGCTCGCATGGTGGCAATGGTGCGCATGAGTGCGAGTTGCTCTTGAGTATCTTCGCTGAGATGTTCGGCGTAGAGCAGTGGTGCGCCGGGTTGGGCAATGAGTTTGCTCAGCTCTTCAAGGCGCTGTTCTTCGCTGAGGCTTTCGTAGTCTGGTAAGTTCGGGCAGTGCGCAAAGATATCGGCGATAACTTTGCTGTGGTGCGCGGATTCCTGACGAATATCGAGTGCCGCGAGGTGGAAACCACAGGTTTTGACCAGGCGGATAAGGTCAAGAATGTCGCCATCTGCTTGCTTGGGATCGTGCTCGGCAAGTGCGCTGCGGATTAGGCGTAGGTCAGCGAGTAGTTCATCAGGGTTGTGGTAAGCAAGTAGGGCAGCACGATCGTGTTTGCCGTTATTGCGGATATGCTTGAGGGTATAGCTGATTTTGCTGCCCATCAATCCAAGTAGGCGACGATAGGGTTCGTTGTTGTAGTCGTCAGGGTTGTAATCGTAATACTCGCGGTCAAGCTCGCCATAGTCATTGACGCGATTGCGCACCGCTGGGTCGATGTTGATCAGTGTGTCGCTATAGACGAGCTTTTGGCGTAGTGCTTTGAGGCGCTTTTTGTATTCGCTGAGTATGGTGTGGACGTGCATGTGCACAGCTTGAATGGTGGTTTCGTGAGTGACGAATGGGTTGCCGTCACGGTCGCCACCAATCCATGAACCAAAGCGTAAAAATGCCGGTACGCCGTCACTAGAAATATCGGGGTAGTAGGTGTCGCGGGCGCGTTGGAAATTGCGGTAAATTTGTGGGATAGCATCGAATAAGCTGGTTTTGAAGTAGTGCAGGCCGTTGTTGATTTCATCGTAGACCAGCGGCTTGCGGGTGCGAACTTCATCGGATGACCATAACATGTCAATGGCACTGGCGGTTTCATCAAATGCTTGTTTGTATGCTGCACTGTCGTTTGC
This window encodes:
- the ppc gene encoding phosphoenolpyruvate carboxylase, producing the protein MSDQAQNLRDRIRLLGELLGDAITRQAGKETLDTIEYLRKGFIEERMQPNPERRAQLNQAIAELDNDTIKHIIRGFSTYFSLANLAEEDQQHQARVVMRQNSDQYWEGSFRDTFAQCKNNNISNEQIRTLIDQLRFIPVFTAHPTEARRRTTMNLLQSIYQDNDALTDKANDSAAYKQAFDETASAIDMLWSSDEVRTRKPLVYDEINNGLHYFKTSLFDAIPQIYRNFQRARDTYYPDISSDGVPAFLRFGSWIGGDRDGNPFVTHETTIQAVHMHVHTILSEYKKRLKALRQKLVYSDTLINIDPAVRNRVNDYGELDREYYDYNPDDYNNEPYRRLLGLMGSKISYTLKHIRNNGKHDRAALLAYHNPDELLADLRLIRSALAEHDPKQADGDILDLIRLVKTCGFHLAALDIRQESAHHSKVIADIFAHCPNLPDYESLSEEQRLEELSKLIAQPGAPLLYAEHLSEDTQEQLALMRTIATMRALVGKRTFGSYIISMTNRASHILEALFLMRFAGLSGHDEQGKPFAALPIAPLFETIEDLKNIDNILPVLFDNAGYRELLHQQGNIQEIMLGYSDSSKDGGILTSAWQLYRAQQNITEIATRHKLKTRLFHGRGGSVSRGGGSTHKAIAAQPPGTLQGQIKFTEQGEVLYAKYANPETAVFELTMGITGALKASATQFATTPAALPEYEKLMERLANTGEEAYRQLTDHTEGFYDFFAAATPVKEISLLNIGSRPAHRKKGNPTKQTIRAIPWVFGWSLARFMMPAWYGVGSALNSVSEDERPLLKDMLANWPFFEAFISNIEMAFTKAELPIAHDYSQLCHDEALRSTVMNAIDGEYSKTLDGLNQLLEQDSLLAHQPELAASLRWRDPYLDPINLIQIELLKRLRRAQDNGDEHAEVAIHDPLVRSINALAAGLRNTG